In Aethina tumida isolate Nest 87 chromosome 2, icAetTumi1.1, whole genome shotgun sequence, the DNA window GTCTATTTTCAACTGAAAGTGttgtttcacatttattattatcaagtttttagtgatattagcaatatttatttatattccacTTCTCTGGAGaacaatatttctttctttccactaaaagtgaatttatttaataaaataatataaattctaactattatgaattttgttaAGTACATTcataaaacgtaattatatttgaatatattgtttttttttttggccaACTAAATCAGACTAATATGTGCAttgctaaaattaaaacacagttcagaatatataaatatatttttatactgactagatattatttgaatatcttacaaaatgtacaattttaagttttatgctATTTGTCTGGTCACCActgtatgtatattaatatttaggtcctccaaaattcatttttttcgaCATATCATTTTTGAAACCAAAATAAAGCAATGTCGAACaccctttatttatttcattaaaattaaccatttaGTTCTGTGAAGGATCAATTTATTCCTGAACGAAAATTAcgttatttaatgtgaacgaGATTAGTTGCCGTTCTTGGATTGGCAAcgctaattattcaaatatcatTCGAAATGCCGCTGCGAATGTTCACACAGCAGTGAAATCGATTCGCGTGTTAATTACTcgaaattattcaaagtacATTTCACTTTCAGCGACCGTCTCCGGGATCGTACGCAAATCGCACGCGGTTTTTACCAAAACGGCTCTCGTCTCCGATTAGAAATCCATCGGTCATCAATCGTTTCGATGCAAATAGGGAGAGAtacgataaaaaaaaaaatcactttcACCGGTTGCAGTTGCAATGCGACACGCGTTGTCCGGATCTCCGTCGATTCGAACGAATGCCAAACACAACCGTTTCGATGTCGGACAATGCATGCAGATTTACAACGGGCCGACACCCCAGACCGACTTTCGTTTCACCAGGAAATAAtgcacatttaatttaatcgctTGTCAGTTCAGCCGAACTCATTGTACCAAGTAATTTCTCAACTTTTATACTAATACTACGTCTCGCCAAAACTAACCAGTCTTATCACGTTACTACGTTTTACAGGAATTAAGACTGACTAACCCAAAAACCCACCCACATCCGCCATGGACCACGCCGAACTGATTTCCGAGATGCCCTCGGTGGAGCAGTTGCCCACCCAGGAGAGGCTCTTGCTGGCGAAGCAACGTCGGAAACAGCAGCTCAAGCAGTTCTATCACCGGGAAAAGGAGTACAACAGGAAGCAGCTCAAACACCACAAGTCCAACAAGAGGAACATATTCTTCGGGGACAGCGTCGTACTTCTCGAAGCTGCCTCTAGGAACGATCTCGACGAAGGTGAGAAAAATCATCTGACtcgagaatttaaatttttttgttttgctaAATTAAACCATCAGTATTcattacaaattttgataatttggaaagtagatatttatattagtaattCTGAGATTTATCTGAAATATTAgaaagtatattttgtattattcttctaaatttgcataaattgtaattgtctaaaataaatacttatagttgttaattttttgtgaaatacaaaaattatttaatgacttAATGAATcaattggttttaattaaacagataTGTAGGTAATAAAAGATTCCtcagataattaaattctattcaATTGGACTTTAATGCCataaaaattccaataatACTCACAAcggtaaaacaatttaaaaattattaattaattaagttttttaaagcTATTCTTACTGTTAAGcatattaaatctaataaaacaataaaaattctacGATTACGCATATGGGAAATTATCACGACCATTTacaccaaaattaatttcttattgtttaaCACTTTTTATAGCTAATAAAACTCACTTCGAAAGTTTCAAATTAACTattcagtaataaatatttaaatattattattttaatggtcaTTTTAAcgacataatattaataatattgaaatatctcACATTGTTAGACATTcaacatcaaataaaattccacGTCCTCGCTTATTAGAATATAGCGAtatctcaataaaaaaaatatatatattaaaatattataaaatttactaatatctGTCCTTTAAAGATAAACAATCTGAATACCTTATCGAAATCACATTGCTTAACAATTGCTGGATttcataaaaactattaaatattgtgtttaaaatatggCTTGACAACCTGTTATTTGACATGTTTGATGTTTAtcgttaaataaaatgacaaaattatgtCCTATTAAAGCAGGAAATCTGATAATGCTCTTGTTATTACCTTGACTCgactcaattataattttcattgtacAACTTTACATACAAATCTGTCTAcgcattattataattaagtaaaattagtgtttattaacttttttatctaaattatgcACTTTTTACTTGTGTGTGAATATCTATTATACGAAAGCAGTAAAAATTCACTATATGATCAGCACtcgtaaaatagtaattacaaGTTAATTACTGAGGAGCAGgtggtaattataattaaattttgaatagtgaaactaaaaaatcattaaaaaatgctgaagctattaattattaaagaaaatattgtataaaagaaatttacacTCAATAAatgtagatttaattaattactttttaaatttttacgtaaCCCATATTCAACTAAGGGTATTCACAAAAACGAATAGAAAGTTTACTTGCtgggtaaattaaattaagtttaaaaattaaaccatagaatttatttttactttatttttagtgaCAAATTAATCCACAAAGATGGATGAAAGGTATTTCATTCGTACcgcttgtttttaatttaaaaatcgattTGTCAAATcagtaattcaattttacaagATAACGGATGTAACAATTACGTGTGTGCAAATTctgatatgtttttaaaagaatacaaGTTCGTCGTAAATTATACAGGGTGCCCTTGAAAGTCTCACGACCAAATCACTCCAAATTAAGACGATTTAACCAAACATACATTTATCCAAAACTAGTTTTGTGTTTTGACATACATcattattatagtaactttctatattgttttaatattataaccataactattttatttaatgtgaactctcaaaaatttaccaatgttgtttaatactgtattctaaaaaatattaaaaaatatcttctatatctataatatacagtggtgatcagagaaataataaacatttctatcttaactttaattaggacttaaaataattacactatattctttattctattatttattttgtacctaaatccaaataatttctacataaattaaattttaaacaaaataaatataaaatgccggtcacagaaatagcacacttttgaaaattatacatttgtttaataatttatacataacattaaaaaaaattgttaatattttgtttggtaCTCTTTCTGACTGAGACAGAGATTCAGGAAATGTCGATAATcaattcttcaattaataaccataattcacctaaatttgatgttttttggtattttaatcgAGACTTGTcgttccataagttttcaactGTACTTAGATCCGAACTTTAAACAGATCAATCGAGaatctcaattttttatattttaactagcTTTAAACAACTTTGGAAGCATGTTTCgtatcattattattcatgaaaaatatgcaaatggttccattattatattgttactactaatattttttgtaatatagtgtttcaaagtttttgtagAGAATCTGGAATCCAAATGTTTATTAGAAGCAcgatgaatgtattttttatcatctCATCTGGTCCTATTGAACATGGATTCAACATTTCAAATCATCCTTCGCCAAAATACTAGAGAACTTTTagttttgttcaaatattcttttttgataccaATGGTATCCTTACCTTAGTTTTGTTTATTCAGACAACGTGTGATTGTTCTACTAGACTACTAgacaagaataaaatatatttttgatactgAAAATCTGAATTAAATCTGCCCACCACTttaaatatgacaaaattaaaaaaataagtgactaaataagtaacattttatttaatattattactatagtaatatttgttttgttttatcattttataacacataaataattatactataatataatataatattcctacaatttttataagacctagtaaaatattataatcaccAATACTAAGTTTTGTTTCATCATTTCAGTTCGTTCGTTGCTCTCGAAAGGGGTGAGCCCAGATTCCTGCAACGAGGACGGGCTGACCGCCTTGCACCAGAGCTGCATCGACGACAACGAACCGCTGCTCAAACTCCTACTGGAGAACGGCGCCAACGTAAACGCGGAGGACACCGAGAAGTGGACGCCACTCCACGCCGCCGCCACCTGCGCCCACACCAATCTAGTTCAGTAAGAACCCCTTCGTAATTTACCCAAACGATCACTAATTTTGGTTTTTCATTTGTAGAATACTTATAGAGAAGGGGGCGAACCTGCTGGCCGTTAACGCGGACGGCAACATGCCCTACGACATTTGCGAGGACGAGTACGCCTTGGATTTGATCGAGAGCGAGATGGCGAAGCGGGGCGTCACGCAAGAACTGATCGACGACACGAGGGCGGCCACCGAAAAGCGGATGCTCGAGGACATGAAGCAGCTGTACAATAAGGGCGGTGACCTCGAAGCACTGGACGCCCAGGGCGCCACTCCGGTATATACacacaatataatatacaattaaaaattcgatGTAATCTTGGTTGTATGCCTATGCTAATACATAATTCCTgtcgatataaaaataactataacatttgaaattcGTCTTTGTCTTTGTAGTTACACATAGCCGCAGCTAACGGTTACACAACGGTTGTGGAATTCCTGCTGGATCACGGCGTCAGGACTGATTTGAAGGACAAAGATGATTGGCAGCCTTCCCACGCGGCAGCTTGTTGGGGACATGTACGTATATCAAGAAACCAAATTGGAagcaacataatttattttaattgtcacaGCTGGAAGTCATAGAACTGCTTGCACAGGCCGGTGCTAACTTCAACGCCAAAAATAAACACGACGAAACTCCTGCTGGTAATAAAAGCAGTAAAACACCTGAGCATGGTcagtaaaatctttttattttagacatttgCGAAGATTTGGAGATCAAGGAACGTATTATCAATATAAGGACGGAGCAAGAACATAAACGGCAGCAGGAGGCGAAAAGGGCGAAAGTGCGGAGATCCCAAAGCAACACCAGAACCCAGTCGGTGCGAAGGACGTCGTTACGCGAAAAGGGTCTGTCTTCGAAAAAGGATGCTGTTGAGGAGGCGAGGCTCAGGCTACTCGCCGACAAggtaaaagatatttttttaaaaaatttagaacatatcaaatataaaaatatctcgttcttcatatttttcttGATATTAAACTCAAGTgtagtttttaaatacagAAATTAGATCGAAAATTATCTCAGAACATtctaatggaaaacaattcaGTGTatgttagtaaattaaatttatcctgCCTAAGTTgcactttctaaattttattgcaggtgttaaatgttttattacacTCATTGTCAaacagcatttaaatttccattttctatgtgaaaacttttataatcatGTTAgctcttttattttatgtaataaattaattctttaattactacaattaaatgtaattacgaAAAACGGCTTTAAcactttttattatcattaaatacctaaattaaatgacgctaatgtgtttattttgtGTGTTTACAACATTAAGGCGGCATTCACGCGAacgcttaataaaataattggaacagaACTCTCTTCACTTAAAAATTaccatacataataattaccGACACATCGATTCGCAACAGGATCATGTTGTAGTGCTGCcattacaacaattaaaagCAAAAACTAGAgaggtttttaatttaacacagaTTCGTTCATTTCATTGCAGATCTAATCactgatataaaaaatggaattatataatttattccataACTGGaacataatgaaaattaaatgatttctcCTAATacataatgattaaaaactgaaacatcGTTATGGAAGTAAAATATGTGTTCGTCGGTAGAAATCAcctgaatataattatttcctaTCACTGAGCATATAGATTAATTCATCAAGaaagtaataaacattaaGTCATCAGTCAGTATTGTTCGAATTGGCTCCGCAATGGCCAGTACAGAAAAATTCCTTTAGTGAAACTGACTGATTTTTTTTCGTTCGTTGCACGGCTAACACGGCCGAATCATGTTGCTGCAATCGCATGTCGTCGGCAAATTCGTGTGCGCAGTCTGCGATCGTCTTGTTTCTGTGTTTGTGCAATGAAGAAAAAAAGGGATCCCGTCATTTGTCTGTCCTATAAAGTAAGTCCTTACAAGAAACAATATTGCCTTGTTGGTGATACTTTTATCTCATCTCACAGCAACTTGtatgatattataatatttagattgtTATTGTTGAGagcttttataataattgtttaatataaaatattgtaaggccttatataattagaatattttcttcataaatttatttcaaggaatttattcttcttttattactttggttttcaatatttattgataaaagcaagtaataaataatttatttcttacgtttgtactatattttaaaatttgtgttaatttttaattaaaaatgaattatgatgaatttttaattaattaattcccaTTGAAAACGATTTTagctgtaattaaataaacaaatacgtTCCCAATTGTGTAGTAACtaatcacatttatttatacaacatacttaatgtaatattatgatgtttctctttaaaaatgtcatataataaatatacctttcaatcttaataaatttagatttatgcAAAAACTGTATTCCATAGATAAGTATTTACGATTGTAGGTTGcggaaaatatgtataatattagatatttatatatattttaacatgtttttattaatttgtacagTGGTAGACGGAGAAATAGGACACATTTCTTTAATGTTGATTAAAGAGAACAAGCTGGAATagcacatattttaaaaaatgtatatttactgTATACTTTATAGcttgtaacaaaaaaattgctaaaattttGTTGGGTATCTTTTGTTCGACCTGTATAAGtcatatgaaattaaatataaataattcatataaattttatgctttttggtgtttttgagATTACAtgttttcaattgtatttagatcCGGACTTTATGCTGGCCAATCGAGaatctcaacatttttattttttattcaactttGAACAACTCTAAATTCACACTTCATATCATCATCATAAAAATTCGTTTAATTGGTAAATGATCGttcaattcattcattttttatttgcgtaAAAGACGAGGTAGGAGTCTTCCAATTTGTTTATCCATAAAAGGAGCTGTTTATTATTGGCAGGTTTTTCTATTGTACTttgaatgtgttgttttatatttattaaaagaattgtaaaccatttttcagGAGCATCTTAACTTTTTAGCTAtgtcagtaatatttattgttaaatagtgcCACAAAACGtagatatatttgaatatgctATTTCTTTGGTcaaccaaataaaactaatttttgcgTTTAAGGTAATATCTGTTGTTTTTAAGATGTGTGACAAAAagcaaataaacatataagaacataaaataataattttctttaaatttatttttattcaactaGAACAAGATTTGAGATCCTGTATAGaatgtttattacataaaaattgaatttaaaataaaaaatatgtatttcaaaGAACGTAAAcacgtaaattactttttcctattagatattttgactgattgttaatatttcaattaatttacaggGCTTGGAGAACGCGGACACGGCTCGACCTCCGCCAAAGTCGGACGCCAACAACTATGCATTGTACAACAACACGAcgaacaacaacaacatcgAAACTCCACCTTCGACCGTTGACCTCACCCCCAGCGACAACAACGCCCTCCAGATCCCCGATAACAGGATGGGTCCAGAGGGTAAGGACAACGAGGACTCGTCCACCGAAAGCCAACTGATGGACACCAAGGAGAACACCTACACCGACGTTAACGGAAAGGTAACGACCGTCAAAAATGCTCATACTGCATTACTAATGGTTGTTGTTTAGGTCACCGTGCATGTGGTCGTCACGATCAACGGAAATGGGACGCTGTCGGATCTGAAGAAGCAGCGGACGCAGATCAGGAACAATACGTCCGACGTGAACAGTCTGAGCACGCCTCTTGGCAGTATATCAGAGAACGACTCAAATCTGTCGCCGACGAATGACATCATCAAATTCGTGGGCACCACAACTGAAGAGAACATAGAGTATTCAAAGCCCAAGCGGTGCTGCGTTATacaataaagtattaaaaagtgCGCAGTAGATATTTCTGCTGCTTGAAAATTTCGTTAGCATATTAGAGGGAGGTCTTCCTCAATAGGAATTAATCGTTAAAGTCTGATTTAGgaatattcattttgaatCAAATTACCTAATTGTAGTGATGATTTTTCAGATGTTCAAAAACGGGAATTGATGAGcacgttttaaattttttactttcagttcgaaataaacaaatagttaattattagattCATTATGATACTTAGACATATCACTCAATATCTAAACATCTTAAATGCACATGTTCGATACTTTTTCATAATTCTTTCGCATGGACTTCACGTGTCTTCCTGTTTTTCATGGAATCATTCGTGACGTGAAACTTCCAAAACgcagtgtttgtttttaaaaagaatatctTTATtgcgaaattatatttatagataattaaaatttttaaatacaattattgcGTCTGTGTCGTGATATcgcattatttttgtaatttaattattataacgacTATTGTTTTAGTACGTTTATCTGGAAGTGTGGAATACAGCCAGAAAATACggcaaacaaaatattgagaTAGACCtttgaaattcaataaataaagtaaattaataaagacaaACATACTGCAAATGTTGATCATATGCGACGTGtacgaatttttaaatcagatttttgaaaatttagatagattatctaaatatttcagGCGTATGTGGTCATTGTTTGTTCCTCTTCAAAATAACTTAGTTGTCTTACATTCcaaaaattgtgataaatcaatgttttgttcaattagtacttaatagtttttaggtgtaattcaaaaacattattgtattatatatggagattaattttaaggtcCTACCTACTTTTGTTGTATATATCTTaggttatatatattttattttttaatttatttgaatattgatgttataatttgtatttatgcatttaatattactttaattccATTTGTAACTAcatgttaaagttttaaaaataatgtctaAAAAGAACTGTAATAGAGAGCCCAATGTGCCTAATAAAAAacaagcaataaataaatatatttgaatttgtggcCTGGaacaaataattgtaaatatgtaaCTACTATtacgttatttattaaaacatgttaCAAAATTTGTACTTACGTTCATCCttaattgttcaaatatattttttacaatttatgtgGAAGTTTCATTTTCCCCTAAACATTTGTAGTAATATTTGCTgtgatttacaaataataatcataaattgcAGTTTAATTACTGAGGcatttcacaatattttatcagtGTAAGATTCCtgattaagataattttattaataaataaatgcttgcaatgacttttaatttactaataatctGACGCAAAAAGCTGAATTTTCATGAAaggaaatgaattaaaaaattttacttttgatacagtttttttattcCTGGGCATATGGTGGTAAACATGACCTTTGtccataatttttaacagCTTTATAAGTCaaggttatttttatttggtatgAATTCAGCGTCGTCGATAGATTTTGTACACGAGGTGCACACCATGTGTATTCTATTTATAGAAAAgtcgatattaattttacaattgtatTGAAATTGTTCTAAGAAGGTTAAACTTGGattttcttaaaaacattaaaatttgtttataaacaacatcttAAATGTTGTGACTGCCTTCTGACAAATTTAATGCCATCCTTTAATTTgttccttttattttatggattaaATATGAGTTAATGAAGACAtaataaacacaattattaattaataaataaaacaatatcttTTTTGGTTGTTTGGGTCTCTTGTTTTGAAAACAagcttaatattataataataaactaatttaattataataattaacaatttaaaattgtcaaccgtgtaactatatttaaaaaacgatAATGCAgacattttatatcaattttgccTTAAAACGTTgctaaacaaaaatcttaataaagtattaataacagaaatcttaatataaaaattgaattttgttaatctaaaaataacattacgatctattaatttaaaacaattcattaaatttgcatCAGATTTATATCCTGAAAACAACTGATTAGGCagttttttcaacaattaatttttgaaatatctgtTCTCAGTATTTGAAATCACAATTTGAGCTGATTGGGGGGCGGAGATCACGTGGCACAGCTTCCTCCGCAGTGGGGACATATCCATGAGCCTGGCAAGAAGTCGAACACTTTAAATTTGCTGCCGGAGGAGAGTAACTGTGCTCGTGTCTCCAATCATCTGTAGAAGATTTAACACCGATCAATCGTAAGTTGTActgttatacattttattatttttaacttggcAGTGACAATACATCttctgttttgttttgttgtaaatatttttgtagttttaaatGCAGTGGTTTACAATgaaactaaacaaattttaaaatataaactattttataataaagctTTTGTATGACCCCAGACATTTATCAACAACCAATCCggtttatgtaaatttgttaataatctgTACttgatatgttaatttaatttaaatatttattaaaaattattggacgaagaaataatttacaaaagctgatgtttataataattgtgggCTACAAAGACATTTAATGTTGATGGGTCCGATTAATCTAAAATAacataagttatatttaaatcatacatgctaatataaataagttaagtcagggttaatatatacaaatttttaatcttgaCCGTGGATTGAATTTTGAATGGCATCTAAAAACAACTTGAGACAGTACCAAagattaattgtatatttaatctcTGATAGCAATCAACTGTAGTGTTTAATacttaatactaataaatttgttaacatgaaatttatttaattactaatttaaagtCCACAATGCGCTGGACCAAATGCTGTCGTTCAATGTGTATGTCATCATCCggaagattttaaatttttgtttgaaaaaaattagttcgtcaatattgttttttctaataattaacacaatttaaaagtaatcaattttgtttcatattgTTGTCACGTGTACAGGAAACATTGACTTTTGTTACAACAAAATGCGAAGTCTTTGATTAATATTCTGCGCATTTAGCGATCCGCAACTTAGATTATGTCGTTCTTTTCGACGTTCGATTGTTTCTAGTGAAACACGTGTTGTctgccaattttttaaaggtattttattttagaaacagaCTATGTTTATTTCGGTATTTTGAGATATAAAAAcagattaaatgaaatttttagattagttACCCATGAATATTTTCTACCAATTTAAATtcgaaaaaaacaatattatttgatatgtTATAACAGTCTCAAGGTTAACgagagaattaaaattattatccatTGTTTTTAAGCCATAAaagcataaattttaattaatttgttttatttatcgtaCATGAAAATAGTTTAGTGTAATTTTTAGCTAAATGCAttcattattgttaaaatgcaaagattaaaagtgtaaaatcaaaaacataacaataaaacataaaagtttattgcgactatattaacataaaataataaaacaaatcataTGGTACTAAACCTAAAATCCCCGAGTTTAAGTTATTGCGCGAGGCCAATGACCAGCGGATTAGTTAACTCGCATCCttgccaataaataaattgtccgATTTATTAGCAAGAATTTAATCGATTTATCTTAACGTCGCCCGTTGTATAACAACAATATACGTTTCAGTGCCTATAATACCACCACGGATCTCGGCCAAGGTTGCCGTGATCTGGTGCCACTGACCGATTTTACTCCTAGACTTTTACGCTGGGCTAATCTTATCTTTGGCGTctattagaaaattgttttgtaaacaatGCATTTgccttcataaaaattattctaatttattatgcccaatatttagttatttatgacTAAGGccgaatatattatttttaatatgcttGCCCCTTAGTTGTCTGGCAATAATAATTACCTGCCCCATTTTACATAATACCTTGAATTAAACTTGCATTTACCTgcttacataatttaaaacgtttaaCAACTTCATAATAAGGAGTGGGCAATTATATTCCTAACTGGTtcctaaatctaaattaacataaaatcaaATCTAGTATCAAAGTATCCGTTAGTTCGATGTAGTTTTGATGGTAACCGTGACCTCTTAGATAACGCTAGCGAATTTTTTAAAGGACAAGGAGATCATTTTTTTCTGTCTTTGCATCATTCGAGGCCAAAGAAAGCACCgcgaaatctataaaaatcaGCGATGCAGCGTGTAATTTCCAAGAAAACCTACAAAACAGGCTACATTAATTAAACCGCTTTTTCATCTGCATTCAATCACTGATTACGGGCTTCGAACTTTTTTAAGAACGCTTCAAGTTGTGCAATAACCAATTATGGGGCGTTGTGTGTTTCAGCAAAATTTTCCAgtgctatttaattattattggattGAGTAGATTTATGAACTTTTATTGTCTTACATTAATTTACCGTTTTTACGACCTTTAGAATGTTAT includes these proteins:
- the LOC109599139 gene encoding protein phosphatase 1 regulatory inhibitor subunit 16B, encoding MDHAELISEMPSVEQLPTQERLLLAKQRRKQQLKQFYHREKEYNRKQLKHHKSNKRNIFFGDSVVLLEAASRNDLDEVRSLLSKGVSPDSCNEDGLTALHQSCIDDNEPLLKLLLENGANVNAEDTEKWTPLHAAATCAHTNLVQILIEKGANLLAVNADGNMPYDICEDEYALDLIESEMAKRGVTQELIDDTRAATEKRMLEDMKQLYNKGGDLEALDAQGATPLHIAAANGYTTVVEFLLDHGVRTDLKDKDDWQPSHAAACWGHLEVIELLAQAGANFNAKNKHDETPADICEDLEIKERIINIRTEQEHKRQQEAKRAKVRRSQSNTRTQSVRRTSLREKGLSSKKDAVEEARLRLLADKGLENADTARPPPKSDANNYALYNNTTNNNNIETPPSTVDLTPSDNNALQIPDNRMGPEGKDNEDSSTESQLMDTKENTYTDVNGKVTVHVVVTINGNGTLSDLKKQRTQIRNNTSDVNSLSTPLGSISENDSNLSPTNDIIKFVGTTTEENIEYSKPKRCCVIQ